TaggaaaacaaaaggaaaaaagtTCAATTTTCCCCTCGAACTAACATGATAGTCCATTTTCAACCCCCAGTTTGCCCATTTTCAACGATTGCATGGATAGATAAATGGAATTGGTAGCACAGGATCCAAATCAAGCGCTTACATTAGATGAGAGCACATTATGCGGAGTGTGCGAACCAACTTCAACATACAATACAATAATCAAAACTAAAACCAAATAATTAATCCCAATACAGCATGGGACAAGAAAGCCATTGTGATTGCAAAACACACTGCAACATTGGAAGAAAGCCATCGTGTGATTGCAAAACCTGCAGCAACAAAATCATCCGCACATCAACAAAATCATCAATTATGGTCATATTTTAAAAACATAATCACGGGATGgtgaaacagtacaacattgaAGATTATCACCCGAAATGCGTTGGATTGTCTATGCTATGGAAAAGGAATAGATGGAACATCAACAAGTATATTTTTTACAAAATTTAACCTTAAGATTCTTCTATTGGAAATTTAGAGATGCATACTCGAACATTTAAATCCACTTGCCACAACAAACTTTTTTGACAAAAAATAATTCTAGAGTCTATATTGCATCATTCAAAGGCATAGATGAAATATTTTGAATCACCTACTACCACAACACAAGACTACCCATCAAGAAAAAGATCCTACTGCAAGATCTTGCTACTACAACATATGAAATTAAAAAATCCCAACAATTCAAATCAAATCAAATGACTATACACAACAAGAAAACAAATCCAAAATCAATCCCCTTTCATAATGTTGTCGCACCATTTAAAAGTGCAGTCCCGTAAAATATAAACACTATTGCCCTGTAAGTTGTTGAAAAGTGCACTATCTTGGTGCCAACGCATGTCGGGTAAGAGCCAGGTAACAGGCAAGGGAAACTCATTGTTTCATGAATCACATACTGCCACAATTTATGTTAATTGATCCTAATGTCTTGCATCTCGTTGTACAATAGCTAGATCATATACCATCCATTAATAATTTTATCGACTAACCTTATAATCTCAAAATTAGTTTTTTTTCTATTTCTTCAAGTAAAAAAGGGTGGCAAAGGCACAAAGGAGAGGCCTTGATCCTCCCCATGATCTGAATTTCTTTTTGGAAAATCTTGATTCAATTCTCTAAATATGTTTCATATGAAGATATAAAATATTCGATTTGAAAAGAGTTTGTTTCAGCTGCGGCATTATTGTTTATCATGCCTCTATTGTAGCGTAGATAAACATAGTTTCCTAGATATTAGTCCTGTGTTCTGAAATAGATGTTGTTTTAGAATGTAACTTCATCCAAACTTTAGTATAACTTTCACTGTAAAAATGTTTTCACATAGTTCTTTTAATATTTAATAAGAAATGCTTAGAAAAAATAATGTTCGAAGATATGTTTTCACATAGAGATTAAAACCTATCTTCATATGCATTATGACATTTGTCGATGGTGCTAGCAGTTAGTAAAGCTCAGGGCTATCCCATCGACTAAGACATATATAGCTAGATGATAAGGACGACATGCAACATGCATTGTCAACATTGTCCCCTAACTAATCACAGATCAGTCTCAACCTTTAGACGAATGGGGCATAAAACCAACAGTAACATGCATGCATCATTCCATCTTCAAGCTAGTTTCTCTCCAGGGTGCTTGGTTCAATGGACTAAACTTTAATCCCTGTCATATCGAATATTTGAttactaattagaagtattaaacatagactaactataaaactaattgcaccgATGGAGGCTAATTtgtgagacgaatctattaagcataATTAGTCTATGTTTTGATAATATTGTGGTACAGTAAATATAtgttaatgatggattaattaggcttaaaagattcttCTCGTGAATTAGCATCCATCTATGTAATAAATTTAATAATTATCTTATATTAAATTCTTCTAATTAGTATCCGAAGATTCGATGCGATAATGACTAAACTTTAGCGCTCGTAACCAAACAGCCTCTAGTCTTCTTTCCTCTCAACCAACACGTTAGATAGCTGTGCACAGTTTTCAATGGCGATGATGATGGTGGTGGTAACCAACCGAACCACCCATATTCACTTTTATGGTGTCCTTTCTGTTAAGGAGATCGAGTGGCACTTTTCCTCCAAACCTTTTATCTCTTCTCCTGATGTAACTTTCAATCTTTGACATCGTCTTATCTTACTTCTAGCTGACAGCTTGCTGCTTGAGATATGATTTTGCAGATGTGGCCGTGTGAAATCATATTATATAGTGTAGTACTAAAGGAGCTACTGAAAGTCTGGTTTGGTCTAATTCCATCTTTGGTAATCTTATAACTTTAGTGGATCTTATGAGCCTTCTTTTTCTGCAAGGAGAGCAATGGCATTATTTAGTACTTGATATAGTGATGGAAAAAATGAAAGGACAAAAATAAACAATAAGTAAATTATATCGTCGGTCCTCGAACTTAGCTCGGGTGTCATTCAGGTCCCCAAACTTTCAAAATGCACTCGGATCCTTAAACTTACTAATCATGTGTACGGTCCAAATCACAGTTGCTTAAGTTAAATCAAAAGTTATATAATTTGTTCAAATACAAATTATATATAAAGCTAATTTAGCAAAAACATTATAGCAAAAACTACTTGTACAAATATGTTCAAACAGAAAAAATTTATATACAAAATTTGTAAAAAAAGAAAGTCAGATGAcaaaatattagaaaataaaaaagataaaTTTTAGAGAAAATATtggaaaaatatatccggacataaatttttgaaataaAAATTTCAAAGAAATAGAAAATACAAAAGGAAGCACaagtataaaaataaaattGGTCCCAGATGTAAGCTCCAGATCAGCAGAAACACTTACGCTTTAACTTACAAATGGTGATTTGGACCTAATATGATATGATGAGCCAAGTTTAAGGATTGGCGGTGTATTTTACTCATAAATAAACATCCTTTTTTAAGACGTTCATTTAATATATGACTTGTTTTGGATGGGTGCACCTATAGCCAATGTGAGTTTGGGTCTATTCATCCTTACCTAGTAAGTCAGAAACCGGAGTTAAAATCGACAAAGTGTGCGCTGAAGTAGTATATATATCTAACATATACGCCTAACAATGTCGTATATGTATTGCTTCCTGCTCTCTCTGGTCATAAATAGGCAATGCCTTTAACATTAGCCAGCCAAACTTTTGATTGTCAATAACTTTTAATGTATTTGATTAACTTTTAGAGATATAAAAATCTTATATGTAGATTAGGTAATTTCATAAAATTATATATATGTTATATTGTTGGTCAGTGCTTCGTAAGCATTTTTTAAGCTTTCGAACCCCTCAATCTCATTATCGCTGATGTAACTTTTTATGCCTGATGGCTGTCCTCTTACCCATAGTGAACCACCGATGGTGGTGTTGCTCAAACTCCATATTGGATAATAGAAAAGGGATCAATCCCTGTATTGGATAATAGAAAAAGGATCGATCGAAAGATTTTGTATTTTGAGGAGAAGCTGGGATGCAACGGAGTTTTTACTTTCTTCCTTCCCTTGCGTCAAACAGATTGAACGGGCAGGCTGTGAACGACCTTggttttttaagaaaaaaataaCAGTTGTGGATCCCAGATGATTCCCtttttttatttcaaaaaagCATTCTAGCGCTATGGGAAGGCCTCTCAGCTAGTTTCCAAATGGGACTCAAACTCCAGCTGTTCCTCAAACCTCTGAATCGGTGTATTTTAATACGTAATGTTGGCTGTGTATTGGCTAGAAAGTTATTCCATCACGGACACTATATATTTTCATGATGCCATCATGCTTGGTTTACAAGCGAGGTCCAAATTACTCTTGAGCAGTGAGGAAGAGGGACGAAAAGATAGAGGGGGACAGGGCTAGTAGTAATGATATGTGTGCGCAGAGGTTCTTCATATGTGTCGACGTGCTAACGTGATGTGTTCAATCTGAGATGATGCGCTAGCAGGCGTCCCTGTCGATCGATCAAACCGTTTTTGGTTGGTGCTTGAAATTTGAAAAGCAGGGAGTGCACTGATTGGTGATGACGCGTATGGTCGCTGAAGTTTGAACCTTTTCAACACCGTTTAGTACCATCCAAAGACTCTCAAAGTCAAGATTCTTAATTGGTGATTCTTAATTAGAAATACTTATAAAAGTAACCGCATAAGGCTAGAGTTTATTCACGAGTCggatctattaagcctaattaatctatgattagcATATATTACGGTAGCATTACATGGGCTAATCACGGACTAATTaagtttaatagattcatctcgcgaataaGCCTAAGGATTATggaatttattttatcattattcATGATTAATACTCCTAATCAGTATTATGATATGTTGGGGCTTAAAATAAAATAAGCCCCGGAAAACAAACAACCCCTTAAACTCTATCTTATCCACGCAGCTTTTGCAGACTTATATACTCCCTTGCGTCTCGAAGAGATGCCCTTTTAAGATGATGATACCGGTTTGGAAAGAGATATCCTTTTGGGTTCTGGAGGCAGCCTATAGTGTATCGATGAGGGCTCTCAGTTAGCTGAGAGCGGACAAAAGCAACAGGATATAACGAATAGGTCTGACATCAACACAACAAAAGTTCGGCCGGAAGGGGAAAAAACCGTTTGCGCTGGAATATAGCTTGCAAACTTCCATGTTTAGGCAAACGCCATCTAGAGACCCCGAAATAAAATAACACTGTTCTAATGTGGAGTTTCTGGTGAGTTGAGCGTAGTAAGGTTCCTCGTATTGCAATCTGTCTATCCGAGTTCGAGTTCCCAACTCGATATAGGTTCTTGCATTTTTATAGACTATTCTAAGATTTAACTGGCTCTATTCGTTCAGTTGTAGGTGACGTGCTCCTCGACGAGTATGAGTATGCGTGCGTATATGTGAGCGTCTGCGTCTATATATACTATGTTTCGGGAAAAAAATATTGAGTTGTCTAAATCAAGCAAAGTTTTCTTCAACACTGTTGGCACTTCGAGCCCGGAAGAAATGGCGGTCAGGGCAGCTAGGGTGTCGATTGGATCCGGCGGATTAAAGTTTTAGTTccgtcacatcagatgtttgacacaattagaaatattaaatgtaggcaaatggcaaaaccaattgcataaatggagactaattcgcgagacgaacccattaaacctaattagacCATAATTTGGCaatattgtgctacagtaaatgtGGGCTAATTATGGGCTAATTGCATCAATAGGTTCGTCTTGACAATTAGCCATGACTTATGCAATCAACTCTTATTTAATCCATCTAATCAGTATTAAAAGAGAGGGTTAAAGTTTAATCCCTATGATAGCTTGCGCAGTCTAATGCAGGCCGGCGTCGATCACATATGAGCCTTCCAGTTAGGAGCTAGCTAGCTTGGGCAAGTTATCTGGGATGGGAATTAGGGGGTGGTTGGATCCAGTGATTTATTTTTAGTACTTGTCACATCGGGTGTttagattccaattagagagaCTAGATATGATATAACTATAAaaataattgcataaatggagactaattcatgagacgaatctattaagcctaattaatccatcattggcacatgtttactgtagcacaacattatcaaatcatgaattaattaggtttaatagatttatTTCGCGAATTAGCATCTGTTTATGCAATAGATTTTATAATtagcctatatttaatactcgtAATTGGTGTTCAAACATCCGATATGATGGGGATTTATTTTTAATCTCTGTAACCAAATATGCCTCATGTGGAGATGCTGAGGAGCTAACAGGCGTGCAGTAGCTATGGGCGTGTTTGGTTCCCTTGTGGTACAGTCTGGCTCGGCTCTCGGGAGACAGGCTCTCACGGGCCAGCAGCGAGCGAGTCAGGCTCCGGAGAAACGAGATCCAATTTCGGGCATGTTTGGGAGAGCTCAGCTTCATAGAACTCAGCTCAGCTTCACGAGCTTCAGAGTAGAGTAGCTTAGCTTCAAAGTTGAGAATTTTTTGAAAGTGTTTGGCTTGGAGATCAACTCTAGCTTCATGAAAATAAGAGTTTATATGGAAAGGTCTCTTCTACCCTTGAATAATCCATGAGATTGTTTTCTTTTTAGTATAAACCATTGGAGATATGTAATATGTTTGTATTATCAATAAAAAATTGAAAAACAGTACAAagtaaattaaatttgaataaAAAACATAGATAATAATAAGTTTGTACTCGAATATTTGTTCATAAATATTACAAACTAACGGTCTCCATCAAGGTATAACACCATTACATATCCATTCAAGTGTCCATCAAATACTAACATTACCACATACACTAGTTCCAACCTCTAGCAATAGCGGTCGCTAATTCATCACGGAAATCATCCATAGTGGGCGCATTAGGTAATGAAGTCGATCCATCGGAGGGAACTACATACTTGTTATACCTTTCTGGTATTGTAGGCACATAATTTTCATCACGTTCCACACGTTCAAAGTCCAAATCACCAGCATTATGCTCACGAATAAAGTTATGGATTACCATGCACGCCACAACTATCATCTTTTGCTTCCACAATGGATAGATTGCCATTTTATATAGAATTTCGCCACTTCATCTTTAGGACcccaaatgacctctcaacaACGCTACGAACACGTGCATGAATACGATTGAACTTTTCCTTAGCAGATTTTGGCTCCATACCTCTATGCCATTCCGGTAAATGGTACCTCTCGCCCTTATACGGTGCTAGGTATCCAACTCTATTAGGGTATCCCGCATCAACAACATAGTATTTATCTACAAACAAATAATACATCATGTTAACACTAAATAATAAGTAATGTAAGTTATGTAGAAATGAAAAATTCTTACTTTGTGGAGGATGAGGGAAGAACTGCTGGTCCACCTTCATTGCATTGTATAACACAGTCGTGTCATGCACGGATCCCGGTTGGCCCACTGATACATATGTGAATCTCATATCAAAATCACAAATTGCAAGGACATTTTGAGTGGGTATCCCTGATTTTCCAATATACCTCACTTGTTCATTAGGGTGTAGAGCTACCCTAATATGTGTCCCATCTAGAGCGCCAATACAATTTTTGAAATATGGATATGCCCTTCTATCATCTCTTATCCTTTGATGCACTGTGCGAAAATTAGGATCCTTTGGAACAACAAAATGTTTTGCCATTTCCATGAAACAATTAAGAACCTCACCAAATTTCTTACTAATGGTTTCACCGGAGTGATTGAAACGGTTCTGACTTTTCCTATTAGACTCATTCCCAGAACATGTAAATAGGAAAATTGCAAGAGCCTCATAGGTGTTCATGTGCAAAGATGGTTGTAGGCCATACCTTGACACCAATATATCATGAAGGTCCATAAAAATTTCTGTGCTCATGCGTAATTGAGAATGGCATTCACCTGGAGTCCTCAAAACATATTGTAACCATCCCATCCCACTTTGATCAGCTATCCTTTTCGGATTTTTGTCTAGGTAAAGCTCGACATATTTTTCTGCCACTCTAGCACCACTCAAAATTATATCCCAAAACTCATCAATTTCATCCTCTGAATCATCACTCTCACAATCAGAAATCTGCAAGTATACACAAATTGACAAATTCACATAGTATTAGCAAAATAGAATTCCAAAGAGTACATGAAAACATGGCAACTCTAACATTATTATTCATACAATCCTCAATAGTTCACACATGATACATGAAACTGAAGAAAAAAGAATCCGAAAGCCGAAAGAGTATGTTACAGAACCCTAAGTCTTCAATTTCCATATTTATCATTGTACCTCCTTGTAAGCCAGTTGAATCTAATTTCTCTAGTAGGAAGAGTCAAGAACATTTCTCTTTGATCCCTCTTCACAAACAATTGGGTAGCAATATCATGCTCATTGCTACCATAGTCTGCCCCACAATCCAAGACAAGATCCATCACCTCCTTGATGCCAACCTCAGCTTGCTTTCTTGATGTAAAAGAAGAAGCCGAGTCAGCAATTTTTGTAATCTGTTCTTGAATAACAAGAGCTGTACTTGTTTTTTGTTTCTTAGGTATTTCAAGAACGACACGTGGTCTTCTCTTTTGATTACCAACTACAGGAGAAACCTCCTGAGCCTCGGTGTCATTATCCTCCATATATCCCCAATCATGAACCATATCCTCCCaaccctcctcctctcctccttgtTGCTCTCCATCCTCATCAATGTTTTCAAGCTCTTGTTGGCTATTAGGAACAATAGGATCATTAGGAATAATAGGGTTATCACTCATAGGATTCCAATGATCGGTTTCATCATTAGAGATATCACCGAACATCTCTCGAAGAAAATCTTGATTTTGCAATGCTTTCTTCTTGAACTTTCCACATCCCGGAATTTCCTAAACAAATAAGAAGTATAAGAATAATTA
The Panicum hallii strain FIL2 chromosome 6, PHallii_v3.1, whole genome shotgun sequence genome window above contains:
- the LOC112898113 gene encoding uncharacterized protein LOC112898113 — its product is MDNEWWKKMKKEIPGCGKFKKKALQNQDFLREMFGDISNDETDHWNPMSDNPIIPNDPIVPNSQQELENIDEDGEQQGGEEEGWEDMVHDWGYMEDNDTEAQEVSPVVGNQKRRPRVVLEIPKKQKTSTALVIQEQITKIADSASSFTSRKQAEVGIKEVMDLVLDCGADYGSNEHDIATQLFVKRDQREMFLTLPTREIRFNWLTRRYNDKYGN